The window TCAAGACGCCTTAATCGCTGAACTTGTAGCCAAGACTATTGATTATGATATCCTCATCAACGAAGCAAGCAACCTTGAACGATTCAACACCGAGTCATCGAGAAAGATTGAGTTACAGAAGAGCTTACTTGAGGTTCTGGAATCGGAACGATTGATTCTCCTTAACGAGAATGCGAGGTTGGGTTACCGAGTCAATGCCTTGGCCGAGGAGAATAAAGGGTTAGCATCAGAAGCTGTGTTTATGAAGAGGAAGGCGAGTGAGTTAGCGAGGTGTATATTGAAGCTGAGAGAGGACCATAGGGTCTGTTTGTTGAGCCGTAAAATTGAAGATCTTCAGAGTCAGATATATGGGCTTGAGAAGAGGAATAAGGAGTATTATGAGATGTTggtgagaagagaagaggaggagaagaagaggaataataAGAAGGAGATGATGGCTTTGGAGGTTTGTTTTGAGGTTGAGAAGATTAAGTTGGAGAATGAGAAGCTTAAGGAGGAAGCAGCAGTTAATGTCGAGAAGGGACGAGAAGGGGGACGGATGACGTGGAAGCGGGTTTCGAATTCCAGGGTGTGGGAGCGAGTCAAGAAGATTGACTCGTTCATTTGTGGGTCCCAACTCAGGGGAGTTTGAATCTGATGTATTTCTTAAGTGGGTCCCCACCTCGGGGCCACAATTAACTAGGGTGCTCGGTTGTATTGGAAAAAATTTTACGTCTCTGGTATGAGTTAAAAAAGAATTGAATAAGCCTCTACTTTGGCTAAATGGTTTATTGGAAAGGCCGTAAATACCACTATACCACAAGGGTCAACCCCTGGAGGTTCAATCCTTCAAGGCTTGTAATGAGACTTGAGGTATCGGGAAAAATTTAACATATAAATTTTAAAGGAGAAATAACGCAACCCGATGGTTTTGCAAAAACATCCTTTGTAGTGAGTGCAATGGTATGGTTAGCATCAAATGGCCGAGTGAACATCGGGTGTGGTTTTCCATTAGCCTGTGGCACTGATGTATATGTGCTTTATGAGGTAGCATTCTCTTACCGAAACATTGATTAATTTGACTCAATTGGTATGGTGGAAGTGTGAACCAAGAATGTATCAAATGCAATTGATCTGTTGACCAATATTGATATCTTTTTGTGACCAATATTGGATCAATGTATCAAATGCAATTGATCTGTTGACCAATATTGATATCTTTTTGTGACCAATATTGGATCGGTGTCTAAACTAAATTGAAATCGCTTGTCGAAATCTAACCAATCTGTTTGAATCCTAACCACAAAACTGATTAATAAATGGTTATTTTGATTTTAGAACGGAAACTATTTATATcgattaaaattttaatttatatattaaGTGAATAATACAACCAAATATGATATGTGGTGTTGAATGTTTGACAATCAAGCAGCATTGTGTAGATAAATTTAatgtagtagagatgaggatgttgaaatggatgagtggtaaaactaagaaagataaaataataaatggtcGTCATATTGGAGTTAATTCAAATACATGATAACTtatgagaaagtcatttgagatggtatggcTATGTTCAACATACATCAATATGAAGGAGTGAACCTGGGAGCAGTAATGATAAGGGTCTTAAGAGAATCCCTCATTAGCACTacatgattgattttttttttttttttttttgagatcaaaactaaagaaaatatatataaagattAGATAAAGAATAGAGTTCGCAGATCTCATATCACTTCGTACATGATTGAGTTTTGATCTAGATGCCATATCTacttcattttgtaattttctttttggaaAAGGATGGGTAAGCCCAAGAATAAAATGTGCTAACATTTATTGACCGTTAGATTACATGGATTAAATCTATACCATTGATTAAGTATactatgtaaatatatatatatatatatctaatttAAATCTCATATATTATTATGGAGATTTGtacaaaataccaaaaaatagaGACCGACTTTTTTTTtactcctcttcttcctctgcccgTAAACCATCCCCCACCctcgggttgaaatcgtctgcaattccgattttgtacaattccatgcaataccaccttcaggtggtgacacgtgtattgataccaatacaatggtccagatctggtacaactaataaaacattaaatcagtgaaagaggcatttaaatcagatctggaccattgtattggtatcaatacacgtgtcaccgcctgaaggtggtattacacgaaattgtatgagatcggaattgcagacaatttttttcccccaccCCCTGCAACCAGTCCTGGCCCACCCTGTTCTCCCACCATCTTTGCCCTGCACTACAACCCCAACCTCCCTTATCTGCAGCCCCCTTCTACGAACTTGCAACCCCACACCACCCCTGCAGCCACTCTCACCCTACCACCATTCTTCCTCCTCGCCACGGATGAATGATTGACTCCTCTGGTGCGTTCAATTCAAGCGATCAATCTATTGGTCTCTCTCTCACTCGTAACTCTCTCACATATTGATCTATGCTCAACACTTATTCCAAGAAATTCACATTTCCTGTAACCTCCTCTTCCTTTAATCACAACATGGAATAGCCAGAAATGTGTCTGCTTATCTTCCTTTTCCAACCAAActaaaatgaaagagaaattgATTAGCTGATGAAGATGGTCATAAAGATGATGAAGTAATCGTCCGCTTCCAAGAAGTTTAAGGTCAAGGTCAAGCCGTTGAAGCTCCAAGGATTCAATCTTAATCTCAATGGATGGGATCATGAATtggagcaaaacaaaaaaaaaaagggggaaacagAGAAGGCGATTGTCTTGGAAATGAAATGGAGAGGCTCCAAGGCTGGATTAGTTCCTCTGCGTCGACACTCATCGAAGCATCGCCGGAATGTCTCAACACTGGTAGTTGTGAAAAGGGGCGAGGAAGATCCAATGGAAAGACGAATTCGAATGCGTGTGTAGCTTTTCCATCTTTCAGAAAGACAATTCCTTCAATCCTTGGAATGTTTCCTTCAATCGGTTTCCTTAAACATTGCAAAGTTAGCGTCGCTCATGGAGCCTCAGATAGAAAGAAAGCTTCCGATCGCTGTACGGGTGGTCGGTGTTTCCAGCGattctcaatttttattttctcatttaattaGAGAAGGCCTTACGTGAGCGAAGCGTAATAACATGGGAGGGGTAGGGGTGATTGTAGGGGTTGGGTGGCGGACGGTTGCAGGGGTGGGGcgggaggaggtggtggtgcaGTGTTGGAGGTTTACAGAAGGTGGCTGGGGAAAAGGAAGCGTGGGTGAAAACGATGGGGAAAAGGAGGGGAGAATAGGGTTTTGGCCGGAACTGCTTCACTGGCGGAAGacggaaggaggaagaagaagaaagaaagaaagaaaaaacgaaAAAAGAGGAGGAACAAGAAAgtgggttttgtattttgtacAAATCTATATGATTTAAATTGGGTATACATATTTACATATTATATTTAATCTATGTAATCTAACGGTCAATAAATGCTAGCATATTTTATTCTTGGATAACTTGCTAGCTTACCTTTCCCTtaccatttttttaatataatttttttgaccATTTGAGACTCATGTTTGAGTTTGAATTAGATGCCAAACTAATTGATTCGGTGGGGGCTTGGTGGGTGGGGATCAAAGATTTAAAACTCATGCAAGTATTGATACTAATAGATACCAATATGATTCGATATTGATACTAAGATCTGTGGCTGGATTGGGGAAGGAACgatagaagaagaatagaatagTTTGtctattgctttttttttttttgtttgaacgCTACTTGTTTGCATGAGTTTATGCTTAGATATAGGCAGGCTCGAAAAGATTGTGATGTGAAATAATCTAGAGGGgtggtgaataggttatactagtggaattttaattcttttcgaAATAATGTCCCAAGCGTGATTGTAAATAAGAAATgcagaaaaaaatagaataaacacaatcacacaacactgagaattatagtggttcgattcaacctgagtctagtccactccttaTAAGAGtcttcttgtaaggtattctacTAACTTTCTCTTTCAATACAGTTGATAGGGAAGAAACATTTACactctttttacggataagagtatccttacaaatcccctttacataCTGAGAGACAAATTTACAATCTTTTCAGGATAAAATGATCCTTacacaatcctaagtacagtctaggaTTTGCAAAACAGTAAAGTagatagtggaataagagggttACCTTTGgtatggtgcaaatgatgaataTGAAATGAAATTATGCACCTTATAAGTCTTATCTTTAGCTTTGATTTGCACAATGAAAATATGGAAGACTTTTAATGGAGATTTGAGCTTTTCCTTGTAAAACAGTGAAGACCAAGTCGCCCAAATAAATAGAATGTCTTTTTGACTTTGAATGCTCACAATAGTGCTCTTAATGCTTAgacttaatttttaattaattaaaagcatcttaggtatttataggtgagcttagaaGAGTATTTTAGTCAGCAAATCAGGCTCTAATGGTTATATTCTaggtccaccggtcgaccgcagGGTCCACTTCCTGATACCAACTCTAAGGttgcccaaaatgcccttgaatcTAGTCATTGTGTTTTTCACACAATATCTCTAGAACATATATTTCTTAATATGTTCTACACTACCTATGGACATGCTTGGTCAAGGGATGTCCTAAGGTAATTCTAGTATGATGATATGCAATGCATGGTGTGCGTGTACATATACATATAGAGTGTATAATTTACAAAGAGTATACTAGACTATCCTAGGGTCTTCATCTTGATATGATTCTTGGAGTTTTTATCATCACTTGATGCTTCCATTTTTGCACTTCATCATCTAAGTCTTCATCTTGTCATGAAGCTTCCACTCTTGGTCTTCGTGTTTTGACTTGATACTCCGAATATGCATAGCTTGAGATATCTTCTTGTACTAGTTACCACTTAGCACACACAGTTAAAACtattgtttgtttgttattaccaaaacaaTTATAGGGGCTTGGGTAtgttcccaacaatctccccctttttggtgatgacaaacaaacataagAAATGACAGCAAAGATATATAACATTTTAAATGCAAGGCAGTCATGACATGTCCACAAGCAGGATATCCACATATCAAGtaataatttcaaaatttcaagacTTCCCCTTTTGTTAACAACAAAAAATGTGAAAGAGACATGTGCATTAAAACCATAAAAACATTCTCCCCTTGAATTTATgccagggaaaaaaaatcaacatcctCATATCATGTAAAGCATCATATAACCAAACATTTAAAATTATAAAGTAGACATTAATAGCATAAAGCAAGTTCATCACATAGAATACCACATAGATAATTTAAAAGAGTTCCAGCTCATCAATAAAACATAGTTTATCACATTAAATAGAACTTATAAAAgattagtgcttcttctattcttcattcttcatttttagctgcatcttcatcttcttcttggagCAATTTCAGGATGGCATCTTGCTTCTACTCGAGCTTCTCTAGTCGAGGTAAGGATTTGGGTTCCAAGCTTTTCAATGTCAGCAACAGTTGCAAAGGCATGCGAGGACTCACTGCCTTGCCCTTCTTCTGGCAGGTGGTACTCAGCAGCAGTGCCCTTTGAGGCAGTGGTCTTCTTAGGGAGAAGATGCATCTGGCGAACTGTTGAGTTGTATATTTCTTGGGAAAGAGGCTCAAAAGATTCATCCGAGAAGTCTACATTAAAATACTCCAACACTTGACAGATTAGCCATCCATGGGAAGATTTCCCGTTCTGGAGCTTGTCCCCATGGGCAATCATGGTCATGAAGATGATGTAGGGAAGGTTAACACTCACGGATTCACATACACAGTAGGTGAGGTAGGCATAGAAAGGAGAGACCTCATCTCTGTGACTGCCTTTGGGAAGAATattgtaggagatgatgaggTTCACGATTCTCCCCAAATCAGTAAGTTCTGTTGCCTTGTTCTTGTGAGTGTTAGCATAGTTCTTCATAATGCTAGAGTATATGGTATCAATGTCCATGAACTACTTAATATAAGTCTTTGGATGGTAGAATCTAAGGTTGTCTTCTACAGAGACATCAAGGATTTCCCCCAAGATTTGAATATCTAGGTCAACATGGACTCCTTTCACATAGGAGTGAATCTGGAGGTCTTCCTCCTCACCAAACATGGTAAGATTGAAATAGAACATTTTAACTAGATGTTGGTAGCATTTGGTCTCTAGTTTGAGGATATTCCCCCATCCTAGGGCATCAAAATGCTCCTTGACAGCATACCTAGTGAGAGATTCGATTTTCTGGTAAACTGTATGATAAGAAACACTTACAACAGTTTCTTGAAATTCTCAAATTGTAACCCGTTCTATGTTAGAATGAGTTCAAGAAAATTGATAGAGGTTTTCTCTAATTCAATCttttttggatttaaaattATTCCATGTTGTTGGAATAATTTGCTTAAGATGTTCTTGATGTTCTTCCTTAGTAGAAGAGAAaacaagaatatcatcaatatatacagTTACAAAAATTAGATCTCCAAATATAGAGTCCATCCATCTTTGGAAAATTTGAGGGATGTATTAAGACCAAAAGACATAACCGTCCATTGAtaatgtttattaaatgggacACTAAAAGCTATGAATGGTTTACTTTCGTCAGTCAATTTGATTTGCCAAAACACTGATTTGCAGTCAAATTTGCTAAAATATTTAGCGGTTTTGGTCTTATGAATAAGAACATCTTTTCTTGGGATGAAGTATCCATCGGAAATAATGTTTTGATTAAGCCTCTTATAGTTGATTATGTACGGGTTTTTCTTCTGACTTGTTCAGCATGGTTGCGTACCATAAATGCTAGACTAGTGTAAGGACTTGTTGATGGTTCAATTAATTCGAGTTCTTGTAACTCTTTTAATTga is drawn from Macadamia integrifolia cultivar HAES 741 chromosome 7, SCU_Mint_v3, whole genome shotgun sequence and contains these coding sequences:
- the LOC122083255 gene encoding kinase-interacting family protein-like, producing MKTQGSSLQSCRGHAGRPPWLLATLADLEEKMKALSTNHPEEDNAHTFAERAECYYQTRPQLLSLLQDLYNGYLSLADRYCQTITKSRRHNSNQSQISTVHTDSEDESSTVGYETHFDSDAESSLSYQTPPPTHKPISTAAASDQDALIAELVAKTIDYDILINEASNLERFNTESSRKIELQKSLLEVLESERLILLNENARLGYRVNALAEENKGLASEAVFMKRKASELARCILKLREDHRVCLLSRKIEDLQSQIYGLEKRNKEYYEMLVRREEEEKKRNNKKEMMALEVCFEVEKIKLENEKLKEEAAVNVEKGREGGRMTWKRVSNSRVWERVKKIDSFICGSQLRGV